A single window of Arcobacter venerupis DNA harbors:
- a CDS encoding acyltransferase family protein, which yields MTNDGTKIIKENNFDILRLILALLVVFAHWNALTENKSTNFIFYISGYSVAMFFIVSGFLIFWSFDKDNSKKNFFVKRFFRIYPLYLIIIILQTLFFIFYSKETNIFLYIKYFFVNIFYLNFLSPSVGQTLSELHVNAINGSLWTLKIEIMFYLAVPLIYFLYKKIGIMFIIFLYFISFFWKYFMNYLHLESLSHQFPGQLKFFVVGIIFYLLYERINHKHFHLISFISLISLISLIYIKNYSNIHIINFFGPILLGIICFYFVFFIKYIKIEFDFSYSIYVIHFPIIQIVLYFNLNPDNPLLSFCLIICLVFIFGFFLEKYVEKRFINFGKRFLYK from the coding sequence TTGACGAATGATGGTACTAAAATTATAAAAGAAAATAATTTTGATATATTAAGATTAATATTAGCATTATTAGTTGTATTCGCACATTGGAATGCACTAACAGAAAATAAATCAACAAATTTTATTTTTTATATTTCTGGTTATTCAGTAGCGATGTTCTTTATCGTGAGTGGCTTTTTAATATTTTGGAGTTTTGACAAAGATAACTCAAAAAAAAATTTTTTTGTAAAAAGATTTTTTAGAATTTACCCATTATATTTGATAATCATAATATTACAAACATTATTTTTTATTTTTTATTCAAAAGAAACTAATATATTTTTGTATATAAAATACTTTTTTGTAAATATCTTTTATCTTAATTTTTTGTCACCTTCGGTAGGTCAAACATTAAGTGAATTACATGTAAATGCTATAAATGGTAGTTTATGGACATTAAAAATTGAAATAATGTTTTATCTTGCAGTTCCATTAATATATTTTCTTTATAAAAAAATTGGAATAATGTTTATTATATTTCTTTATTTTATTTCATTCTTTTGGAAATATTTTATGAATTATCTACATCTTGAAAGTTTATCACACCAATTTCCTGGTCAACTTAAATTTTTCGTTGTTGGAATAATTTTTTATTTACTATATGAAAGAATAAATCATAAACATTTCCATTTAATAAGTTTTATAAGTTTAATAAGTCTTATAAGTTTAATTTATATTAAAAATTATTCTAATATTCATATTATTAATTTTTTTGGGCCTATTCTTTTGGGAATAATATGCTTTTATTTCGTTTTTTTCATTAAATATATTAAAATTGAATTTGATTTTTCATACAGTATTTATGTTATACATTTTCCTATTATACAAATAGTATTATATTTCAATCTTAATCCAGATAATCCACTATTATCATTTTGTCTTATTATTTGTTTAGTCTTTATTTTTGGATTCTTTTTAGAAAAATATGTAGAAAAAAGATTTATTAATTTTGGGAAAAGATTTTTATATAAATAA
- a CDS encoding glycosyltransferase, protein MNQFGNYLECSVDNKILNIAIVINHDIYSGGGFQYSYMVLNLLKKYHNDKTIKLSFYSINKDISNDYQDLDLEIKKISENLFQKIHRIALKNLYFYNFFKKLGLRKSKIESKILKDGIDLIYFLSPSQITHSLSELPYIITLWDLGHLNLIEFPELSNNKIFEGREENYSKSLKKAINVIVDSTYLKNYCISKYNLEENRIEILPFLPNVLIVDNKNYINIKEKYNIKNDYIFYPAQFWAHKNHMYILKAIKILRYEHNIDVSVVFSGSNKGNLNYILKSAKSMGIENLIHYVGFVKNEEIPYLYKQSLSLVMPTYLGPTNIPPLEAFAYETPVCYSDMPFFREQFEESVFFMDLNNPNSLSENILFIKNNKDIVDYKILNGKNILDNWKEEDFYNKLLKVFKRYQYIRECWE, encoded by the coding sequence ATGAATCAATTTGGAAATTATTTGGAATGTTCTGTGGATAATAAAATTTTAAATATAGCCATAGTTATAAATCATGATATATATTCAGGTGGTGGATTTCAATACTCTTATATGGTTTTAAATCTTTTAAAAAAATATCATAATGATAAGACAATCAAATTATCTTTTTATAGTATTAATAAAGATATTTCTAATGATTACCAAGATTTAGATTTAGAGATAAAAAAAATCAGTGAAAATTTATTCCAAAAAATTCATAGAATAGCTCTGAAAAATCTTTATTTTTACAATTTTTTCAAGAAATTAGGATTAAGAAAATCAAAAATAGAATCAAAGATTCTAAAAGATGGAATTGATTTGATATATTTTTTATCTCCAAGTCAAATTACACACTCTTTAAGTGAACTTCCATACATTATAACTTTATGGGATTTAGGTCATCTAAATCTGATAGAATTTCCCGAATTAAGTAATAATAAAATATTTGAAGGTAGAGAAGAGAACTACTCCAAAAGTTTAAAAAAGGCTATAAATGTAATAGTGGATTCTACATATTTAAAAAACTATTGTATATCAAAGTATAATTTGGAAGAAAATAGAATTGAAATTTTACCCTTTCTTCCTAATGTATTAATTGTTGATAATAAAAATTATATAAATATAAAAGAAAAATATAATATTAAAAATGATTATATCTTTTATCCTGCACAGTTTTGGGCACATAAAAATCATATGTATATACTAAAAGCAATTAAAATATTGAGATATGAACATAATATCGATGTCAGTGTTGTTTTTTCTGGTTCAAATAAAGGAAATCTTAATTATATTTTAAAATCTGCAAAGAGTATGGGGATAGAGAATTTAATTCATTATGTAGGATTTGTAAAAAATGAAGAAATACCTTATTTATATAAGCAATCTCTATCTTTAGTAATGCCTACATATCTAGGACCAACAAATATTCCTCCTTTGGAGGCATTTGCATATGAAACACCAGTTTGTTATTCAGATATGCCATTTTTTAGAGAACAGTTTGAAGAATCAGTATTTTTTATGGATTTAAATAATCCAAATAGTTTATCTGAAAATATATTATTTATAAAAAATAATAAAGATATAGTTGATTATAAAATTTTAAATGGTAAAAATATTTTAGATAATTGGAAAGAAGAAGACTTTTATAATAAATTATTAAAAGTATTTAAAAGATATCAATACATTAGAGAATGTTGGGAATAG
- a CDS encoding sulfotransferase domain-containing protein, whose product MNNILKSIVLGYFELIKKRLRKVRDEKSYRLYPNNPKHNDIYLVEFPKSGVTWLATLIANINLLESNEKVQATFYNLHQYIPDIHKSRDLIDKPLWNFPKYRFIKSHDTYNKNYNFVIYLIRDPYKVMNSYYIFCKQLGWYDKTFKEFVEDPVFGIKSWVHHTNSWLDRKVSAQRIHFLKYEDLIDDPFLTINNLYTNLGLLVDDKNINKAISLSNIENMKKTEKFYNINSSASTEFEFVDKSKNFFEENMNEDIKSYIYDNVKNSKIYNKYYEKLI is encoded by the coding sequence ATGAACAATATTTTAAAGTCAATAGTTCTAGGATATTTTGAATTAATAAAAAAAAGACTTCGAAAAGTAAGAGATGAAAAATCTTATAGACTTTATCCTAATAATCCAAAACATAATGATATCTATTTAGTTGAGTTTCCAAAATCAGGTGTGACATGGTTAGCTACATTAATAGCTAATATAAATTTACTTGAATCAAATGAAAAAGTACAGGCTACTTTTTACAATTTACATCAATATATTCCTGATATTCATAAATCTAGAGATTTGATTGATAAACCTTTATGGAATTTTCCTAAATATAGATTTATAAAAAGTCATGATACTTATAATAAAAATTATAATTTTGTAATATATTTAATAAGAGATCCATATAAGGTTATGAATAGTTATTATATTTTTTGTAAACAATTAGGATGGTATGATAAAACATTTAAAGAATTTGTAGAAGATCCTGTTTTTGGTATTAAATCTTGGGTTCATCATACTAATAGTTGGTTGGATAGAAAAGTTTCTGCACAAAGAATTCATTTTCTAAAATATGAGGATTTAATTGATGATCCTTTTTTAACAATAAATAATTTGTATACTAATCTAGGATTATTAGTTGATGATAAAAATATTAACAAAGCTATCTCTTTAAGTAATATAGAGAATATGAAAAAAACTGAAAAATTTTATAATATAAATAGTTCAGCTAGTACAGAATTTGAATTTGTGGATAAGAGTAAAAACTTTTTTGAAGAAAATATGAATGAAGATATAAAGAGTTATATTTATGATAATGTTAAAAATAGCAAAATATACAATAAATACTATGAAAAATTAATATGA
- a CDS encoding nucleotidyltransferase family protein, which produces MTYNITNDNISIKKVLDLLEFYKIIFFINNENSLVGALTNGDVRRSIEKNIDINNLVDKIINKDIIYAYIDESLEEKIKKIDLLPEDYQFLPIINRNKKLEKIVIKKDLLKKVNSVVLMAGGLGNRLGEITKNIPKPMLHIGNKPILEIIIDGFKKYHFNDFYISVNYKADVIKKHFRNGDDFNVNIKYINESKRLGTAGCLSLINENLNEPFFVMNGDILTDENFEQILNYHIKNKFEATMCTSKYEIKIPYGVILSDADNKIISIKEKPIQKFNINAGIYVLNPSILKYIPKDTFFDMPTLFEKLNELNLNIGIYNLETSWLDIGEPSDYYLAKKNK; this is translated from the coding sequence ATGACATATAATATTACCAATGATAATATTTCTATTAAAAAAGTTTTAGATTTATTAGAGTTTTATAAAATTATATTCTTTATCAATAATGAAAATTCTTTAGTTGGTGCTCTAACAAATGGTGATGTAAGAAGATCTATTGAAAAAAATATCGATATAAATAATTTAGTTGATAAAATTATAAATAAAGATATAATTTATGCTTATATTGATGAATCCTTAGAAGAAAAAATTAAAAAAATTGATTTACTTCCAGAAGATTATCAATTTTTACCAATTATTAATAGAAACAAAAAATTAGAAAAAATCGTAATAAAAAAAGATTTACTTAAAAAAGTTAATAGTGTCGTTTTAATGGCAGGAGGATTAGGTAATAGACTAGGAGAAATAACTAAAAATATACCTAAACCTATGTTACATATTGGTAATAAACCAATTTTAGAAATAATTATTGATGGTTTTAAAAAATATCACTTTAATGATTTTTATATATCTGTAAATTATAAAGCGGATGTAATAAAAAAACATTTTAGAAATGGGGATGACTTTAATGTTAATATTAAATATATAAATGAATCTAAACGCTTGGGTACAGCTGGTTGCTTGAGTTTAATTAATGAGAATTTAAATGAGCCTTTTTTTGTTATGAATGGAGATATCTTAACAGATGAAAATTTTGAGCAAATTTTAAATTATCATATAAAAAACAAATTTGAGGCAACTATGTGTACATCAAAATATGAAATAAAAATACCATATGGTGTGATACTTTCCGATGCAGATAATAAAATAATATCAATAAAAGAAAAACCAATTCAGAAATTTAATATAAATGCAGGAATATATGTTTTAAATCCTTCTATTTTAAAATATATTCCTAAAGATACATTTTTTGATATGCCTACATTATTTGAAAAATTAAATGAATTAAATTTGAATATAGGAATATACAATTTAGAAACATCTTGGTTAGATATAGGAGAACCAAGTGACTATTATTTGGCTAAAAAAAATAAATGA
- a CDS encoding SDR family oxidoreductase: MFDYTNKVGIITGGVGRLGKTFAQALSEKGNKVYLFDIADSCDFQSENIIYRKIDISNETEVFNEIDIISKENKIDFLVNNAALQITNSFENMKIEDFRKSIDINLTAAYICIKAVSKYMIENKEGNIVNIGSMYGIVSADPNIYGNSGLNSPDAYAASKAGLIHLTKYLAVNLTKYNIRVNSISPAGVFNNQPSDFMEKYLPKVPMGRMMDKEELIGPLLFLLSSASSYVTGHNLIVDGGLTII, translated from the coding sequence ATGTTTGATTACACAAATAAAGTTGGAATTATAACTGGTGGTGTAGGACGTTTAGGAAAAACATTCGCACAAGCATTATCAGAAAAAGGAAATAAAGTTTATCTTTTTGATATAGCAGATTCATGTGATTTTCAAAGTGAAAATATAATTTATAGAAAAATTGATATATCAAATGAAACAGAAGTTTTTAATGAGATAGATATAATTAGTAAAGAAAATAAAATTGATTTTTTAGTTAATAATGCTGCTTTACAAATAACAAATAGTTTTGAAAATATGAAAATAGAAGATTTTAGAAAAAGTATTGATATAAATTTAACTGCAGCATATATTTGTATTAAGGCTGTTTCTAAATATATGATTGAAAATAAAGAGGGTAATATAGTTAATATAGGTTCAATGTATGGTATTGTATCAGCAGATCCAAATATATATGGCAATAGTGGATTAAATAGCCCTGATGCATATGCTGCAAGTAAAGCTGGATTGATACATTTAACAAAATATTTAGCTGTTAATCTTACAAAGTATAATATTCGAGTAAACTCAATTTCTCCAGCTGGAGTTTTTAACAATCAACCAAGTGATTTTATGGAAAAGTATTTACCAAAAGTGCCAATGGGTAGAATGATGGATAAAGAAGAGTTAATTGGACCTTTGCTATTTTTACTCTCTTCTGCTTCATCTTATGTAACAGGACATAATTTAATTGTAGATGGAGGGCTAACTATAATATGA
- a CDS encoding NAD-dependent epimerase/dehydratase family protein produces MKKILITGSSGFIGKNFIDKYKNKYEIISISRDSNYDILDIDTFLDISDIDVVLHFAAKTYVPESFENPYSFYRFNINSTLNICEFCRIKKVKKLIFLNSYPYGKPSYLPIDEDHPISLHSPYNKSKYLSEELIFNYLDNSVDVISLRIFNIYGKNQNNKFLIPFIFEQIKDGTITVNDLEPKRDYLYIEDLLSLMDNIINQQIKGIFNVGSGESYNVLEVINCISDILGKEFKIISNNNRRENEIMNCVANIEKIKKILNWSPLFSLKKGLIDYIKKEKIDV; encoded by the coding sequence ATGAAAAAAATATTAATAACAGGTTCTTCTGGTTTTATAGGTAAAAATTTTATTGACAAGTACAAAAATAAATATGAAATTATATCAATAAGTAGGGACTCAAACTATGATATTTTAGACATTGATACATTTTTAGATATATCTGATATTGATGTAGTTCTTCACTTTGCTGCTAAAACTTATGTCCCAGAATCTTTTGAAAATCCATACTCTTTTTATAGATTTAATATTAATTCTACTTTAAATATTTGTGAATTCTGTAGAATTAAAAAAGTAAAGAAATTGATCTTTTTAAATAGTTATCCTTATGGAAAACCAAGCTATTTACCAATAGATGAAGACCATCCTATATCATTGCATTCACCTTATAATAAGAGTAAATATTTATCCGAAGAGCTTATTTTTAATTATCTAGATAATTCTGTGGATGTTATTTCTTTGAGGATTTTTAATATTTATGGTAAAAATCAAAATAATAAGTTTCTAATTCCTTTTATTTTTGAACAAATAAAAGATGGGACAATAACAGTTAATGATTTAGAACCTAAACGAGATTATTTATATATTGAAGATTTATTAAGTTTAATGGATAATATTATTAATCAACAAATAAAGGGTATTTTTAATGTGGGTAGTGGAGAAAGTTATAATGTATTAGAAGTAATTAATTGTATATCTGATATTTTGGGAAAAGAATTTAAAATTATTTCAAATAATAATAGAAGAGAAAATGAAATAATGAATTGTGTTGCAAATATAGAAAAAATTAAAAAAATATTAAATTGGAGCCCTCTATTCTCTTTAAAAAAAGGTTTAATTGATTATATAAAAAAGGAAAAAATTGATGTTTGA
- a CDS encoding glycosyltransferase translates to MNILVKLKVSKQIGTGHFRRMFNLSLFLKEFNFIFLISTDDKKNKLFQNINVIFIEDETHFRNTLLKLEFNLLIFDLLHYEKDYIKSIKLLTKMPIICFHEYNDYSDYADLIINYNVLDKTITDKLFGYEYIIFSDNIEKYKSIKKEDYIFVSFGGSDPSGLTQKFVSLIASKMSHLKFKIHIGDFNDLLCLKAFNNIEYIIKPENLFEYMSKANLAISAAGNMMYELIYMSVPSIIIAHNEHQMSFAKNAELLGYVEFLGLFKDLNFDLLKQKIDSFYNLKEIKIKDTIDNNGKKRICKVLMDLINK, encoded by the coding sequence ATGAATATCTTAGTTAAATTGAAAGTTTCAAAACAAATAGGTACAGGACATTTTCGACGAATGTTTAATTTATCACTTTTTTTAAAAGAGTTTAACTTTATTTTTTTAATTTCTACAGATGATAAGAAGAATAAACTATTTCAAAATATAAACGTTATATTTATAGAGGATGAAACACATTTTAGAAATACTTTATTGAAACTAGAATTCAATTTATTAATTTTTGATTTATTACATTATGAAAAAGATTATATTAAGTCTATAAAATTATTAACTAAGATGCCAATTATATGTTTTCATGAGTATAATGATTATTCAGATTATGCTGATTTAATAATAAATTACAATGTGTTAGATAAAACTATTACTGATAAATTATTTGGATATGAATATATTATCTTTTCGGATAATATAGAAAAATACAAGTCAATTAAAAAAGAAGATTATATTTTTGTAAGTTTTGGAGGTTCTGACCCATCTGGACTAACTCAGAAATTTGTTTCGTTGATTGCTTCAAAAATGTCTCATTTAAAATTTAAGATACATATTGGAGATTTTAATGATTTACTTTGTCTCAAAGCTTTTAATAATATTGAATATATTATTAAACCAGAAAATCTATTTGAGTATATGTCAAAAGCAAATTTAGCAATAAGTGCAGCTGGAAATATGATGTATGAATTGATATATATGTCAGTACCATCAATAATAATAGCACATAATGAACATCAAATGTCATTTGCTAAAAATGCTGAATTATTAGGTTATGTTGAGTTCTTGGGCTTATTTAAAGATTTAAATTTTGATTTATTAAAGCAAAAAATTGACAGTTTTTATAATTTAAAAGAAATAAAAATCAAAGATACTATAGATAATAATGGGAAAAAAAGAATTTGTAAAGTTCTTATGGATCTAATCAATAAATGA